One window of Dendropsophus ebraccatus isolate aDenEbr1 chromosome 13, aDenEbr1.pat, whole genome shotgun sequence genomic DNA carries:
- the GCHFR gene encoding GTP cyclohydrolase 1 feedback regulatory protein isoform X2: MPKVSGVYSAVYLAERAERSGGITSTMPYILISTQIRMIGPTIVGDESSDPQLMAQLGAVKRTVLGNNFAEYVVNEPPRVTLDKLENLGYRVISMTGVGQTLVWCLHKE, encoded by the exons ATGCCGAAGGTCAGCGGTGTGTACAGTGCCGTGTACCTGGCAGAGAGAGCGGAGAGAAGCGGCGGCATCACCAGCACCATGCCCTATATACTGATCAGCACCCAGATCCGCATG ATCGGCCCTACGATTGTTGGCGATGAATCCTCCGATCCACAGTTAATGGCGCAACTTGGAGCCGTCAAAAGGACCGTGCTGGGGAATAACTT TGCAGAATACGTTGTGAATGAGCCCCCACGGGTGACATTGGACAAACTTGAAAATCTTGGATACCGGGTGATCAGCATGACGGGAGTCGGGCAAACTCTGGTCTGGTGTCTGCATAAAGAGTAG
- the GCHFR gene encoding GTP cyclohydrolase 1 feedback regulatory protein isoform X1 encodes MPKVSGVYSAVYLAERAERSGGITSTMPYILISTQIRMEIGPTIVGDESSDPQLMAQLGAVKRTVLGNNFAEYVVNEPPRVTLDKLENLGYRVISMTGVGQTLVWCLHKE; translated from the exons ATGCCGAAGGTCAGCGGTGTGTACAGTGCCGTGTACCTGGCAGAGAGAGCGGAGAGAAGCGGCGGCATCACCAGCACCATGCCCTATATACTGATCAGCACCCAGATCCGCATG GAGATCGGCCCTACGATTGTTGGCGATGAATCCTCCGATCCACAGTTAATGGCGCAACTTGGAGCCGTCAAAAGGACCGTGCTGGGGAATAACTT TGCAGAATACGTTGTGAATGAGCCCCCACGGGTGACATTGGACAAACTTGAAAATCTTGGATACCGGGTGATCAGCATGACGGGAGTCGGGCAAACTCTGGTCTGGTGTCTGCATAAAGAGTAG